In a genomic window of Nodosilinea sp. E11:
- a CDS encoding GGDEF domain-containing protein: MPHGSCFLWDPWLTSLHTVSDLAVMVAYFSIPLLMMLNRQHIDAQIRPVLLLFAAFIFSCGIGHGIRVWNIWHANYWLEGWWSWVTAIVSLYTAWQLKELVPQLLNTHKDLVTTRKLAEQDPLTHLANRRGLESTLVALAYQSAAIVHTLILLDLDGFKAINDTYGHRAGDQLLQAVAEVLRQQIRSIDLAARIGGDEFAVLMVGCTPLEAQEKAETIRDQIQQIQLPDVPLHQVRSLVSASMGLSELTPTLGLTHSYQQADTALYIAKQSGKNQVKLALS, translated from the coding sequence ATGCCTCACGGTTCCTGCTTTTTATGGGATCCATGGCTGACGTCTCTCCATACAGTCAGCGATCTAGCGGTGATGGTGGCCTATTTTTCGATACCGCTGCTGATGATGCTCAACCGGCAGCACATTGACGCTCAAATTCGCCCCGTACTGCTGCTGTTTGCCGCCTTTATCTTTAGCTGCGGCATTGGCCACGGCATTCGCGTTTGGAATATCTGGCACGCCAACTACTGGCTAGAGGGATGGTGGTCTTGGGTTACCGCTATAGTTAGCCTCTACACCGCGTGGCAGCTGAAGGAACTCGTGCCTCAATTGCTCAATACCCACAAAGATTTGGTCACCACCCGCAAGCTGGCCGAGCAAGACCCGCTGACCCACCTCGCCAATCGTCGCGGTCTAGAGTCGACCCTGGTGGCTCTGGCCTACCAATCAGCGGCGATCGTGCACACATTGATTTTGCTCGATCTAGATGGGTTTAAAGCCATCAACGACACCTATGGCCACAGGGCAGGCGATCAGCTGTTGCAAGCGGTCGCTGAGGTGTTGCGCCAGCAGATTCGCTCTATTGACCTGGCAGCCCGCATTGGCGGCGACGAGTTTGCCGTGCTGATGGTGGGGTGTACCCCGCTAGAAGCCCAGGAAAAGGCCGAAACGATTCGCGATCAGATTCAGCAGATTCAGCTGCCCGATGTGCCGCTCCATCAGGTGCGATCGCTGGTGTCGGCCAGCATGGGCCTGAGCGAACTCACCCCAACTCTGGGGTTAACCCATAGCTACCAGCAAGCTGACACCGCCCTTTATATCGCGAAGCAGAGCGGCAAAAATCAGGTCAAGCTCGCCCTTTCCTAA
- the gcvT gene encoding glycine cleavage system aminomethyltransferase GcvT, translating into MALLQTPLYSACLAQAARMTEFAGWSMPVQFGGIKQEHQAVRDRAGLFDISHMGKFKLTGPGVIAALQRLVPSNLERLNPGQAQYTVLLNPQGGIIDDLIVYLKSPLGATIETVALIVNAATTAKDKTWILEHLAGSGIDLVDESRDRALISLQGPAAAQILQPHSALDLTTLGRFAHQDTLLLGQPAWVARTGYTGEDGFELMSDPATALALWQTLTEAGVAPCGLGARDTLRLEAAMALYGQDIDDTTSPLEAGLGWLVHLDEKGEFIGRSHLEAQKAQGVSRRLVGLTMEGRHIARHGYPVLHQGTAVGIVTSGTQAPTLNLPIALAYVPPALAKVGQPLEVEVRGVPRIATVVKRPFYRAQ; encoded by the coding sequence ATGGCTTTGTTGCAAACCCCGCTATATTCTGCCTGTCTTGCTCAAGCGGCCCGCATGACTGAGTTTGCTGGGTGGTCGATGCCGGTGCAGTTTGGCGGCATTAAACAAGAACACCAAGCCGTGCGCGATCGCGCGGGGCTGTTTGATATTTCCCACATGGGCAAGTTTAAGCTCACGGGGCCGGGGGTAATCGCAGCGCTCCAGCGCCTAGTGCCCTCTAACCTAGAGCGGCTCAACCCTGGCCAGGCCCAGTACACCGTCTTGCTCAACCCCCAGGGCGGCATCATTGACGACCTGATTGTGTACCTCAAGTCGCCCCTGGGGGCGACGATCGAAACCGTAGCGCTGATTGTCAACGCCGCCACCACCGCCAAAGACAAAACCTGGATTTTGGAGCACCTGGCCGGCAGCGGCATTGACCTGGTAGACGAATCGCGCGATCGCGCCCTGATCTCGCTCCAAGGCCCCGCCGCCGCCCAGATCTTGCAGCCCCACAGTGCTCTCGACCTCACCACCCTGGGCCGCTTTGCCCACCAAGACACCCTGCTGCTGGGGCAGCCCGCCTGGGTGGCGCGCACCGGCTATACCGGCGAAGACGGCTTTGAACTCATGAGCGACCCCGCTACCGCCCTGGCCCTCTGGCAGACCCTAACCGAGGCCGGTGTAGCCCCCTGCGGCCTTGGCGCGCGCGATACTCTGCGCCTAGAGGCAGCCATGGCCCTCTACGGCCAAGACATTGACGACACCACCAGCCCCCTCGAAGCGGGCCTGGGCTGGCTGGTGCACCTCGACGAAAAAGGCGAGTTTATTGGGCGATCGCACCTAGAAGCCCAAAAAGCCCAGGGGGTGAGTCGCCGCCTGGTAGGGCTGACCATGGAGGGCCGCCACATCGCCCGCCACGGCTACCCGGTGCTCCACCAGGGCACCGCCGTTGGCATCGTCACCAGCGGCACCCAGGCCCCCACCCTCAATCTGCCCATTGCCCTGGCCTACGTGCCCCCCGCCCTGGCCAAGGTCGGGCAGCCCCTTGAGGTCGAAGTCCGGGGCGTACCGCGCATCGCAACGGTGGTAAAGCGGCCCTTTTATCGAGCGCAGTGA
- the gcvH gene encoding glycine cleavage system protein GcvH — translation MAFDYPETLKYLDSHEYARADEDEGIVTVGITAFAIDQLGDIVFLELPEVGDSLEKGEKFGTVESVKAVEELKAPASGEVLERNEALIESPEQIGDDPYGDGWLIKIRASDLDDLDDALTADEYKDQVGG, via the coding sequence ATGGCATTTGACTATCCCGAAACGCTGAAATATCTCGACAGCCACGAATATGCCCGCGCCGATGAAGACGAAGGCATTGTGACCGTTGGCATTACGGCCTTTGCTATTGACCAGCTGGGCGACATTGTCTTTTTAGAACTGCCCGAGGTGGGCGATAGCCTCGAAAAAGGGGAAAAATTTGGCACCGTTGAGTCGGTTAAGGCCGTAGAAGAGCTGAAGGCCCCAGCCAGCGGCGAGGTGCTCGAACGCAACGAAGCCCTGATTGAATCCCCCGAACAGATTGGCGACGACCCCTACGGCGATGGCTGGCTGATTAAGATTAGAGCGAGCGATCTAGACGATCTAGACGATGCCCTCACCGCCGATGAGTATAAAGATCAGGTGGGTGGCTAG
- a CDS encoding putative bifunctional diguanylate cyclase/phosphodiesterase — MTAAEPLRVLIVEDSEDDLLLLLRELRRGGFTPTWQQVQTAAEFQAALDNDCWDVVFSDFQLPQFKAPAALNILQQNGYDLPFIVVSGTVGEATAVAMMRAGAHDYVMKDNLSRLVEAVRREVREAQSRCDRRQALTELKRTKELLQLAIEGSGIGIWDWQVQTGKVWTSDGCAALIGYTPSQIIPTRIDTWQRFLHPDDRVGKTIALQRHFAGETPIYECEFRLRHQLGHWVWVLDRGKVVDWDDAHRPRRMSGTYTDITNRRLAEAEHQRVADQMLYNSLHDALTQLPNRNFLLQRLDLAIQRARRHPPAQFAVLFLDLDHFKVINDSLGHLAGDEVLVVVAQKLRSLIRASDLAARLGGDEFVLLLEHVTTLQEPVELAERLLQELQAPLVVGGRQIVLNASLGIVMDLRNYEQPPEPLRDADIAMYQAKAKGRGCYVVFDESMHLQALQRLQLEQELRHAIDRAELVLYYQPIFHLATQEIQGFEALVRWQHPERGLIAPDSFIPIAEETGLIVPLDRWVLAEATRQLAQWHQRYPHRANLTVSVNFSVKDLLRTDLIDDLRHILAKTGLRGHHLNLEITESTLIEDIQAMVRLLRQLKTYGFTVTIDDFGTGYSSLSYLHQLPVDALKIDRSFVMDMEASRRNSDIVETIITLSNRLGLAAIAEGVETQAQLEHLAQLGCELGQGYWFAKPLATEVAEALLAAVPLQP; from the coding sequence ATGACTGCTGCTGAGCCGCTTCGAGTGCTGATTGTCGAAGACTCCGAGGACGATCTGCTGCTGCTACTGCGGGAGCTGCGCCGAGGTGGATTTACCCCCACCTGGCAGCAGGTGCAGACGGCGGCAGAGTTTCAGGCGGCCCTAGACAACGACTGCTGGGACGTGGTGTTTTCAGACTTTCAGCTACCTCAGTTTAAAGCCCCGGCGGCCCTCAATATTTTGCAGCAGAACGGCTACGACCTGCCGTTTATCGTGGTGTCGGGCACCGTGGGGGAGGCTACCGCCGTCGCCATGATGCGGGCAGGAGCCCACGACTACGTGATGAAAGATAACCTCTCTCGCCTGGTCGAGGCCGTGCGCCGGGAAGTGCGGGAAGCCCAAAGCCGCTGCGATCGCAGGCAGGCTCTCACCGAGCTAAAACGCACCAAAGAACTGCTTCAACTCGCCATTGAGGGCTCGGGCATCGGTATTTGGGATTGGCAGGTGCAAACGGGTAAGGTGTGGACAAGCGATGGCTGCGCCGCCCTGATCGGCTATACCCCCAGTCAAATTATCCCGACTCGCATCGACACCTGGCAGCGGTTTTTGCACCCCGATGATCGGGTCGGCAAAACGATCGCGCTCCAGCGCCACTTCGCTGGCGAAACGCCGATCTATGAGTGCGAGTTTCGGCTGCGCCATCAGCTCGGACACTGGGTCTGGGTGCTCGACCGGGGCAAAGTTGTCGATTGGGATGATGCCCACCGCCCTCGCCGCATGAGCGGCACCTACACCGACATCACTAATCGCCGCCTGGCGGAGGCCGAGCACCAGCGGGTGGCCGACCAGATGCTCTACAACAGCCTCCACGATGCCCTGACCCAGCTGCCCAATCGCAACTTTCTCTTGCAGCGGCTCGATCTGGCCATCCAGCGCGCCCGTCGCCATCCCCCGGCCCAGTTTGCGGTGCTATTTCTCGATCTAGACCATTTCAAGGTGATTAACGACAGCCTCGGGCATCTAGCGGGGGACGAAGTGCTAGTTGTCGTCGCCCAAAAGCTGCGATCGCTAATTCGCGCCAGTGACCTGGCCGCCCGGCTGGGGGGCGATGAGTTTGTGCTATTGCTCGAACATGTGACGACTTTACAAGAGCCCGTGGAGCTTGCCGAACGGCTGCTGCAAGAACTGCAAGCCCCCCTGGTGGTAGGCGGACGCCAGATTGTGCTCAATGCCAGCCTGGGCATTGTCATGGACCTGCGTAACTACGAGCAGCCGCCCGAGCCCCTACGCGATGCCGATATTGCCATGTATCAGGCCAAGGCCAAGGGGCGGGGCTGCTACGTGGTGTTTGACGAGTCCATGCATCTACAAGCCCTGCAACGTCTCCAACTCGAACAAGAGTTGCGCCACGCCATTGACCGGGCCGAGCTAGTGCTCTACTATCAGCCCATTTTTCACCTCGCCACCCAAGAAATTCAAGGGTTTGAGGCTCTGGTGCGGTGGCAGCACCCCGAGCGAGGCTTGATCGCCCCCGACAGCTTTATTCCCATTGCCGAAGAAACCGGGCTGATTGTGCCCCTCGATCGCTGGGTGCTAGCCGAGGCCACTCGGCAACTGGCCCAATGGCACCAGCGCTATCCCCACCGTGCCAACCTGACCGTGAGCGTGAACTTTTCGGTTAAAGACCTGCTGCGAACCGATCTGATCGACGATCTGCGCCATATTTTGGCTAAAACCGGCCTCCGGGGTCACCACCTCAACCTCGAAATTACCGAAAGTACCCTGATCGAAGACATTCAGGCCATGGTGCGGCTGCTACGACAGCTTAAAACCTACGGATTTACCGTGACTATCGATGACTTTGGCACGGGCTACTCATCCTTGAGCTATCTGCACCAGCTCCCGGTCGATGCCTTAAAGATCGATCGCTCCTTTGTGATGGACATGGAGGCCAGCCGTCGCAACTCAGACATTGTGGAAACTATCATTACCCTCAGCAACCGCTTGGGTTTAGCGGCGATCGCCGAAGGAGTTGAAACCCAGGCCCAGCTTGAGCATCTAGCCCAGCTCGGCTGTGAACTGGGCCAGGGCTACTGGTTTGCTAAACCGCTGGCCACCGAGGTCGCTGAGGCGCTGCTGGCTGCCGTCCCCCTTCAGCCCTAA
- a CDS encoding response regulator: protein MMTTRYGLRPILLVEDNPDDERLTLRALKRSNLTNPVVVVRNGEAALQRLFGPDCLPCVVMLDLKLPKVDGLEVLRQIRAGDRTCLLPVVVLSSSSEDRDIINSYSLGANSYVRKPVNIDEFTEAVRQLGLYWALISELPPTLP, encoded by the coding sequence ATGATGACAACTCGCTATGGTCTACGCCCTATCTTGCTGGTCGAAGATAATCCCGACGATGAGCGGCTCACCCTGCGGGCGCTGAAGCGGAGCAATTTGACCAACCCAGTGGTTGTGGTCCGCAACGGCGAAGCAGCTTTGCAGCGGTTGTTTGGCCCTGACTGTTTACCCTGTGTAGTGATGCTCGACCTCAAGCTGCCCAAAGTCGATGGCCTAGAGGTGCTGCGCCAAATTCGGGCGGGCGATCGCACCTGTCTGCTGCCGGTGGTGGTGCTTTCCTCCTCCAGTGAAGACCGCGATATCATTAACAGCTACAGTTTGGGGGCCAATAGCTACGTGCGCAAACCTGTAAACATAGATGAATTTACCGAGGCTGTGCGTCAGCTCGGGTTGTATTGGGCATTGATAAGTGAGCTGCCACCTACCCTGCCATGA
- a CDS encoding sensor histidine kinase, which produces MANFQSHRLLADASPPSLSELSDHQHPLVVLVVTQHPDRTRLSGQSDEVASVYPVLEAKTLPQGLALWQHGGADGILLDLTWPSDGALDFLTTLGKSQAQRPLPVVVLVEPGQERSALEAMKLGAADYIYRAELTPQALWSSLELSLKTRLEQETLSLRLSLALESGQIGSWERDLSTDNIIWDQCLIDLYGFARLGRSATYQDWCTHVHPDDLQRVEAGHQALLDSDRVYDIEFRIWRGDGSLGWIHSSALVRRDAQGQPLSIIGINYDITDRKLAEQQMLRTTAQLEASNRELEAFAYSVSHDLRAPLRAIDGFSLALIEDFGDQFGPEGRDYFDRIRYNVNRMGGLIEDLLRLSRLSRSAMVYAPVNLSRLVQSQVQDLQATAPDRQVAVAIAPDLVVSADPTLMGMAIANLVENAWKFTAHHPTARLEFGVVNQAGEPVYYLRDDGAGFDMAYADKLFGVFQRLHNTDEFPGTGIGLATVQRVIGRHGGRVWAQAAVEQGATFYFTLPQIASPLENWP; this is translated from the coding sequence ATGGCCAATTTTCAGTCTCACCGCTTGCTGGCCGATGCTAGCCCACCATCACTCAGCGAGTTGAGTGACCATCAGCACCCCCTGGTCGTGCTGGTGGTCACTCAACATCCCGATCGCACCCGTCTGAGTGGGCAGAGCGACGAGGTGGCCAGTGTCTATCCTGTTTTAGAAGCCAAGACATTGCCTCAGGGGCTGGCTCTCTGGCAGCACGGTGGCGCTGACGGCATTTTGCTCGATCTCACCTGGCCCAGTGACGGGGCCTTAGACTTTTTGACAACGCTGGGCAAAAGCCAGGCCCAGCGTCCCTTGCCCGTAGTAGTGCTGGTGGAACCAGGGCAAGAACGCAGCGCCCTTGAGGCGATGAAGCTGGGCGCAGCCGACTATATTTATCGGGCTGAGCTGACCCCCCAGGCCCTTTGGAGCAGCTTAGAGTTGAGCCTGAAGACCCGCTTAGAGCAGGAAACGCTGTCGTTGCGGCTGAGCCTAGCGCTTGAATCGGGGCAGATTGGCAGCTGGGAACGGGATCTAAGCACTGACAACATTATTTGGGATCAGTGTTTGATCGATCTATACGGTTTTGCTCGGCTAGGGCGATCGGCCACCTACCAAGACTGGTGCACCCACGTTCATCCTGACGATCTGCAGCGGGTGGAAGCGGGACACCAGGCGCTTTTAGACAGCGATCGCGTCTACGATATCGAGTTTCGCATTTGGCGGGGCGATGGCAGCCTGGGATGGATTCACTCCAGCGCACTGGTCCGCCGCGATGCCCAGGGGCAGCCTCTGAGCATCATCGGCATTAACTACGACATTACCGATCGCAAGCTGGCCGAACAGCAGATGTTGCGCACCACCGCCCAGCTCGAAGCCTCAAACCGTGAGCTGGAAGCCTTTGCCTACTCGGTTTCCCATGACCTGCGCGCCCCCCTGCGGGCCATTGACGGGTTTAGCTTAGCCCTAATTGAAGACTTCGGCGATCAGTTTGGCCCCGAGGGGCGAGATTACTTCGATCGCATTCGCTACAACGTGAACCGCATGGGCGGTCTGATTGAGGATCTGCTGCGGCTGTCGCGGCTGTCGCGATCGGCGATGGTCTACGCTCCGGTTAACCTCAGCCGTCTGGTGCAATCGCAGGTTCAAGACCTTCAAGCTACGGCCCCCGATCGCCAGGTGGCCGTGGCCATTGCCCCTGACCTGGTCGTCAGTGCTGACCCCACGCTCATGGGAATGGCGATCGCCAACCTGGTCGAAAACGCCTGGAAGTTTACCGCCCACCACCCCACCGCTCGCCTAGAATTTGGCGTAGTTAATCAGGCCGGGGAACCGGTCTACTACCTGCGCGACGATGGGGCGGGCTTTGATATGGCCTATGCCGACAAGCTGTTTGGCGTGTTTCAGCGACTGCACAATACCGATGAATTTCCGGGCACGGGCATTGGCCTGGCTACGGTGCAGCGGGTGATTGGTCGCCACGGCGGGCGGGTGTGGGCCCAGGCTGCCGTAGAACAGGGGGCCACGTTTTACTTCACCCTGCCCCAGATCGCGTCCCCCCTAGAGAATTGGCCATGA